A window of the Phragmites australis chromosome 20, lpPhrAust1.1, whole genome shotgun sequence genome harbors these coding sequences:
- the LOC133901860 gene encoding protein ENDOSPERM DEFECTIVE 1-like isoform X2, with translation MAAATPPALPPPPVPKTARRPRPRVREVSSRYLSTPVPATPCLSTASSSSSSSSMRSRSPTPSPRARTQRAGTPFANENHPPPPPPTGTVARRRAVQKLFDEMGTNNPRSSVSSVAAATPRPLPCSSSGPAVSTARRAYSRLPTPARAGSRHSAAASAAAESDAASCCSSSDTASTVTDFSEAEGGLGVATAAPCESPPLLGPASCRGGRLSSELRASVPESGGSARASNPLCYRSLNSALSISTATAGKAAAPRPPQPQGAKAAVELKKAAVVGGRKVAGKQEDVYQLRLMDNRYLQYTFLNTRAEAAARAKNASAEKSVYGLEERITELRESVAEKRAEVDRMKREQRLSFVVSAQGIHAWMAAHDQPHENLIFPEEVLPRGNAQ, from the exons ATGGCCGCCGCCACCCCGCCGGCCCTGCCCCCGCCCCCCGTCCCGAAGACCGctcgccggccgcggccccgcgtgCGAGAGGTCAGCTCCCGGTACCTCTCCACCCCGGTCCCCGCCACCCCATGCctctccaccgcctcctcctcctcctcctcctcgtccatgCGGTCGCGCTCCCCGACCCCGTCCCCGCGCGCCCGGACCCAGCGCGCTGGCACGCCCTTCGCAAACGAGAACcatcccccgccgccgcctcccacaGGCACGGTCGCGCGCAGGCGGGCTGTGCAGAAGCTGTTCGACGAAATGGGTACCAACAACCCGCGCTCGTCCGTGAGCTCCGTCGCCGCGGCCACTCCACGGCCGCTACCGTGCTCGTCCAGCGGGCCGGCTGTTTCCACCGCGCGGAGGGCGTACTCGCGCCTTCCGACCCCCGCGCGCGCCGGCTCGCGCCATTCCGCTGCCGCATCCGCCGCCGCGGAATCCGACGCCGCGTCGTGCTGCTCGTCGTCAGACACGGCATCCACGGTGACCGACTTCTCCGAGGCAGAGGGTGGGCTCGGGGTGGCAACCGCCGCGCCGTGCGAGAGCCCGCCACTGCTCGGCCCAGCATCCTGCCGCGGCGGTCGCCTGTCCTCGGAGCTCCGGGCGTCGGTGCCGGAGTCTGGCGGATCCGCACGGGCGTCCAATCCGCTCTGCTACCGCTCGCTCAACTCAGCCCTGTCGATCTCAACCGCAACAGCAGGGAAAGCGGCAGCGCCGAGGCCACCGCAGCCGCAGGGGGCGAAGGCGGCTGTGGAGTTGAAGAAGGCGGCGGTCGTGGGGGGCAGGAAGGTCGCGGGGAAGCAGGAGGACGTGTACCAGCTGCGGCTGATGGACAACCGGTACCTCCAGTACACGTTCCTCAACACCCGGGCGGAGGCAGCGGCCAGGGCAAAGAACGCGTCGGCGGAG AAATCCGTGTACGGGCTTGAAGAGAGGATCACGGAACTCCGGGAATCTGTCGCTGAGAAGAGGGCGGAGGTGGACAGGATGAAGAGGGAGCAGAGATTGAGTTTCGTAGTGAGTGCTCAG GGTATTCATGCATGGATGGCAGCTCATGATCAGCCTCATGAAAATCTTATATTCCCTGAAGAGGTTCTACCACGTGGAAACGCTCA GTGA
- the LOC133902258 gene encoding uncharacterized protein LOC133902258 translates to MRLSMFNEFTKLKFLAVAETRFASVIVMLKRFLLLKEALVLMVVGDKWMAYREDDPTKTQAVKEKILNDIWWDQVQYIVDFTDPIYSMLRAADTDKPCLHLVYEMWDSMIEKVRVCIYRKEGIVDGGTSVFFDVVQSILLSRWGKSNTPLQCLAHSLNPRYYNPAWLNEVSGRVSPNNDVEINTERNKYFRKFFPDPDDLRKIKTQFADSQKSNDYQSGPSRMWDVRGDGTESFVGVGFLEGADLTLDELEFEEILGEKD, encoded by the exons ATGAGGTTGTCCATGTTCAATGAGTTTACCAAACTCAAGTTTCTTGCAGTTGCGGAAACAAGATTTGCTAGTGTCATTGTCATGTTGAAGAGGTTCTTGCTTCTCAAGGAAGCATTGGTGCTCATGGTTGTTGGTGACAAGTGGATGGCTTATAGGGAGGACGATCCAACCAAAACTCAAGCGGTGAAGGAAAAGATTCTCAATGATATATGGTGGGATCAAGTTCAATACATTGTTGATTTCACCGATCCCATTTATTCAATGCTACGGGCAGCTGACACGGACAAGCCATGTCTCCATTTGGTCTATGAGATGTGGGACTCTATGATAGAGAAG GTGAGAGTTTGTATCTATCGGAAGGAGGGAATTGTGGATGGTGGTACAAGTGTCTTTTTTGATGTTGTTCAAAGCATTTTACTATCTAGGTGGGGCAAGAGTAATACTCCTCTCCAGTGTTTGGCACACTCACTAAATCCAAG ATACTATAATCCAGCTTGGCTTAATGAAGTATCTGGTCGTGTCAGCCCAAATAATGATGTTGAAATTAATACTGAGAGGAACAAATATTTTAGAAAGTTCTTTCCGGATCCAGATGACTTAAGGAAAATCAAGACACAATTTGCTGATTCTCA GAAGTCCAATGATTATCAAAGTGGACCAAGCCGAATGTGGGATGTCAGGGGAGATGGCACCGAGAGCTTTGTTGGTGTTGGCTTTTTAGAAGGTGCTGATCTGACACTTGATGAGCTAGAATTTGAGGAGATATTAGGAgagaaagattga
- the LOC133901860 gene encoding protein ENDOSPERM DEFECTIVE 1-like isoform X1 gives MAAATPPALPPPPVPKTARRPRPRVREVSSRYLSTPVPATPCLSTASSSSSSSSMRSRSPTPSPRARTQRAGTPFANENHPPPPPPTGTVARRRAVQKLFDEMGTNNPRSSVSSVAAATPRPLPCSSSGPAVSTARRAYSRLPTPARAGSRHSAAASAAAESDAASCCSSSDTASTVTDFSEAEGGLGVATAAPCESPPLLGPASCRGGRLSSELRASVPESGGSARASNPLCYRSLNSALSISTATAGKAAAPRPPQPQGAKAAVELKKAAVVGGRKVAGKQEDVYQLRLMDNRYLQYTFLNTRAEAAARAKNASAEKSVYGLEERITELRESVAEKRAEVDRMKREQRLSFVVSAQVTYLDYWSDIERDHSSCLRRATTALHDASLRLPIIGNVRADHGEITGVLNSAVQLLEPLLPCVENFLPKVEKIDDVASSLAQVISNERTLIEECGNLLCQAQNLQMRESSLRSQLMQLKKGSNTK, from the exons ATGGCCGCCGCCACCCCGCCGGCCCTGCCCCCGCCCCCCGTCCCGAAGACCGctcgccggccgcggccccgcgtgCGAGAGGTCAGCTCCCGGTACCTCTCCACCCCGGTCCCCGCCACCCCATGCctctccaccgcctcctcctcctcctcctcctcgtccatgCGGTCGCGCTCCCCGACCCCGTCCCCGCGCGCCCGGACCCAGCGCGCTGGCACGCCCTTCGCAAACGAGAACcatcccccgccgccgcctcccacaGGCACGGTCGCGCGCAGGCGGGCTGTGCAGAAGCTGTTCGACGAAATGGGTACCAACAACCCGCGCTCGTCCGTGAGCTCCGTCGCCGCGGCCACTCCACGGCCGCTACCGTGCTCGTCCAGCGGGCCGGCTGTTTCCACCGCGCGGAGGGCGTACTCGCGCCTTCCGACCCCCGCGCGCGCCGGCTCGCGCCATTCCGCTGCCGCATCCGCCGCCGCGGAATCCGACGCCGCGTCGTGCTGCTCGTCGTCAGACACGGCATCCACGGTGACCGACTTCTCCGAGGCAGAGGGTGGGCTCGGGGTGGCAACCGCCGCGCCGTGCGAGAGCCCGCCACTGCTCGGCCCAGCATCCTGCCGCGGCGGTCGCCTGTCCTCGGAGCTCCGGGCGTCGGTGCCGGAGTCTGGCGGATCCGCACGGGCGTCCAATCCGCTCTGCTACCGCTCGCTCAACTCAGCCCTGTCGATCTCAACCGCAACAGCAGGGAAAGCGGCAGCGCCGAGGCCACCGCAGCCGCAGGGGGCGAAGGCGGCTGTGGAGTTGAAGAAGGCGGCGGTCGTGGGGGGCAGGAAGGTCGCGGGGAAGCAGGAGGACGTGTACCAGCTGCGGCTGATGGACAACCGGTACCTCCAGTACACGTTCCTCAACACCCGGGCGGAGGCAGCGGCCAGGGCAAAGAACGCGTCGGCGGAG AAATCCGTGTACGGGCTTGAAGAGAGGATCACGGAACTCCGGGAATCTGTCGCTGAGAAGAGGGCGGAGGTGGACAGGATGAAGAGGGAGCAGAGATTGAGTTTCGTAGTGAGTGCTCAG GTGACGTATTTGGATTACTGGAGTGATATCGAGAGGGATCATTCAAGTTGTCTTAGACGGGCAACAACAGCGCTGCATGATGCCTCACTACGGCTACCAATCATTGGGAATGTTAGG GCTGACCACGGTGAAATCACAGGAGTTCTTAACTCAGCAGTGCAACTGCTTGAACCATTGTTGCCTTGTGTCGAGAATTTCCTGCCGAAG GTGGAAAAGATTGATGACGTGGCCTCCAGTCTCGCCCAAGTTATCTCCAACGAAAGAACATTAATAGAAGAGTGTGGTAACCTTCTATGCCAAGCACAAAACCTTCAG ATGAGAGAGTCCAGTTTAAGGAGTCAACTGATGCAGCTGAAAAAAGGAAGCAACACAAAATAG